From the genome of Bactrocera oleae isolate idBacOlea1 chromosome 2, idBacOlea1, whole genome shotgun sequence, one region includes:
- the Mco3 gene encoding uncharacterized protein Mco3 has translation MQTLACVLQRLTTFMIIVQLLATVAQGLEEAAQEKIIEHIGREENVTTTANATDDKLRLAVDFEQISRNLDTANHNHYLKSANFSVADNKGRHSCERRCQNNQPLTCYYRLVMHHYQASNAECEHCFNNAAACPQQQCIYGDGVYTPIIAINQMLPAPPIEVCVDDTVVVDVINYLTEPISIHWHGMPMFRTPEMDGAPFVTQYPIQPAEGYRYQFNAERVGSVWYNSHVGLQRNMGVGGSFIIRQPIQSDPQSYLYDFDLPEHTLLIQDYVYGYDMSRVRNLLINGKGRNHASSLSDRDPRHRYERLQVANGKRYRFRIIYNSFFNCPVEFSVENHRMLMISTDGNDIVPVLADSFFMTAGERFDFVLQANQQARSYWIRVRGYEDCAKENLYQGAILTYKSVVGRALPQKPMVKTSFCDNDKEEYLTVGDYEQHLKKTVSYEKSACTRANFKATNVATVGLSALEQQPWNRDTEFLTYYSLFGSRVTSAANDVSYQIDDITFKMSKISLLQTNGLYNEKGVYCNRSMLAAKGQKCETQQCICTNVVHLPAYRAIEIVLVNNNNAPTPVHLHGYTVRLVGQNVLDGIVNEKQIIDLDRRGLLQRSNDDYPIQKDTVQVPPHGYAIIRFYSSNPGYWMYHSSLDSQAVRGMIGIFKVGEDHQIKEVPPRLRC, from the exons ATGCAGACCTTAGCATGTGTACTACAACGCTTAACCACGTTTATGATTATAGTCCAACTTTTGGCAACAGTGGCGCAAGGATTAGAAGAAGCCGCGCAGGAGAAGATAATAGAACACATTGGAAGAGAAGAGAATGTGACCACAACCGCCAACGCTACAGATGACAAGCTCAGACTTGCCGTTGATTTCGAGCAAATATCGCGCAATTTAGACACTGCGAACCACAACCACTACCTCAAGTCAGCTAATTTCAGTGTAGCAGATAACAAGGGACGTCATTCCTGCGAACGTCGCTGTCAAAATAATCAACCGCTCACGTGCTATTACCGCTTGGTGATGCATCATTACCAGGCGTCGAACGCCGAATGTGAACATTGCTTTAATAACGCAGCGGCCTGTCCGCAACAGCAATGCATTTACGGCGATGGTGTTTACACGCCCATAATAGCCATCAATCAAATGCTGCCCGCACCACCAATCGAGGTGTGTGTGGACGACACTGTTGTGGTTGATGTCATCAACTACCTTACCGAACCGATCAGCATACACTGGCACGGCATGCCGATGTTCCGTACACCCGAGATGGATGGTGCACCATTTGTTACACAGTATCCAATACAGCCAGCTGAGGGTTATCGCTATCAATTTAATGCAGAACGTGTGGGCAGCGTCTGGTATAACAGTCATGTTGGTTTGCAGCGTAACATGGGTGTGGGCGGCAGTTTCATCATACGACAGCCCATACAAAGCGATCCACAATCCTACTTATACGATTTCGATTTGCCGGAGCACACACTACTCATACAAGACTATGTATACGGTTATGATATGAGTCGTGTGAGAAATCTACTCATCAATGGTAAGGGTAGAAATCATGCTTCGAGCCTTTCCGATCGCGATCCGCGACATCGCTATGAGCGCCTACAGGTAGCTAATGGTAAGCGCTACCGCTTCCGTATCATCTACAATAGTTTCTTCAACTGTCCCGTTGAGTTCTCAGTGGAAAACCATCGAATGCTTATGATTAGTACGGATGGCAATGACATTGTACCAGTGCTAGCCGATAGCTTTTTCATGACCGCTGGTGAACGTTTCGATTTCGTGCTGCAGGCAAATCAGCAAGCGCGTAGCTATTGGATTAGGGTCCGCGGTTATGAGGATTGCGCCAAGGAAAACCTCTATCAGGGCGCTATATTGACCTATAAAAGCGTTGTAGGTCGAGCATTGCCACAAAAGCCGATGGTGAAAACCTCGTTTTGCGATAACGATAAAGAGGAATATCTCACCGTAGGCGATTATGAGCAACACCTGAAGAAAACTGTATCATACGAGAAAAGTGCATGTACACGCGCTAACTTCAAAGCCACGAATGTTGCCACAGTTGGTTTGAGCGCTTTGGAGCAACAGCCATGGAACCGTGACACCGAATTTCTCACATACTATTCGTTATTTGGCTCGCGTGTAACGTCTGCTGCCAATGATGTATCCTATCAAATTGATGACATCACTTTTAAGATGTCGAAAATTTCACTTCTGCAAACTAACGGTCTCTACAATGAGAAAGGCGTATACTGTAATCGCTCGATGCTCGCGGCAAAGGGTCAAAAGTGTGAAACGCAGCAATGCATATGCACGAATGTTGTGCATTTACCAGCTTATCGTGCCATAGAAATCGTTTTggtcaataataataatgcaccGACACCGGTGCATTTGCATGGCTACACTGTGCGTTTGGTCGGTCAGAATGTTTTGGATGGCATAGTAAACGAGAAACAG ATAATAGATCTCGATAGACGAGGTTTGCTGCAACGTTCAAACGATGATTATCCCATCCAAAAGGACACTGTGCAGGTGCCACCGCACGGCTATGCAATCATACGTTTCTATAGCAGTAATCCCGGCTACTGGATGTATCATAGTTCCTTGGATAGTCAGGCCGTGCGTGGCATGATTGGcattttcaaagtcggtgaagATCATCAAATAAAAGAGGTGCCCCCACGTTTGCGCTGTTGA